A single Candidatus Methylarchaceae archaeon HK02M2 DNA region contains:
- a CDS encoding 30S ribosomal protein S15, with translation MVYQCVASKNGKIKYLFIAFSTKKRTLARIHSPSRGKSQSVRPISKRTPSWLTYSPDEIITQIVTMAKDGLTPSEIGVKLRDEYNIPLVKPILQKSILEVLEEHDLGLTIPEELDNLIKRAKKLQVHLKTHKGDRKNVRSLELIEAKIHRLAKYYKSKGKLQAKWKYSTVVAQLM, from the coding sequence ATGGTATATCAGTGTGTAGCTTCCAAAAATGGAAAGATAAAGTATTTATTTATTGCATTCTCAACTAAAAAGAGAACCTTGGCTCGAATACACTCGCCTAGCAGGGGAAAATCACAATCCGTGCGCCCGATTTCTAAGAGAACTCCTTCATGGTTGACATATAGCCCGGATGAGATCATAACTCAGATAGTCACAATGGCTAAGGACGGTCTGACTCCGAGCGAGATAGGAGTGAAGCTAAGAGACGAATATAACATACCTTTGGTCAAGCCTATATTGCAAAAATCGATATTGGAAGTTTTAGAAGAACATGATTTAGGACTGACTATTCCTGAGGAATTAGACAATCTTATAAAAAGAGCAAAGAAATTACAAGTTCACCTTAAGACACACAAAGGTGATAGAAAGAATGTTAGATCACTTGAGTTAATCGAAGCAAAGATTCATAGATTGGCAAAATATTATAAATCTAAAGGAAAGTTACAGGCTAAATGGAAATACTCGACAGTTGTGGCTCAATTAATGTAA
- a CDS encoding Rpp14/Pop5 family protein, giving the protein MIHAKKRYILIYSEVGYFEDKELIKTMKARIIDLYGAIGLQSINLKIMMTRSNYLIVRCNHDRVDDLLFIISSMKFKNSALLPLKVSGTIKKLKNIISDLSKTIFFQS; this is encoded by the coding sequence ATGATACATGCAAAAAAGAGGTACATCTTAATCTATTCTGAAGTAGGGTATTTTGAAGATAAAGAGTTGATTAAGACGATGAAAGCAAGAATAATAGATCTTTATGGTGCAATAGGACTACAATCTATCAATCTAAAGATAATGATGACAAGGTCCAATTATCTTATTGTCCGTTGTAACCATGACCGTGTAGATGATCTACTCTTCATAATAAGCTCAATGAAGTTTAAAAATTCTGCTCTTCTTCCATTAAAAGTTTCAGGTACTATAAAGAAGCTTAAAAATATCATATCTGATTTATCGAAAACAATTTTTTTTCAGTCATAG
- a CDS encoding XTP/dITP diphosphatase — protein MEEEADILVSNSRKLIYFATSNEYKFNEAKNILANYEIDLKMVKGKINEIQDDSLRRIAVYALSKALDQGERPTIIEDAGLFVKMLNGFPGPYSSYVYRMLGVNGILRLMNRMKNRDAEFRSVVVFGNKPSIIKTFQGVVKGKISLQPKGRSGFGFDPIFIPKGSKKTFGEMSLEEKNYLSHRARTFHKFAKWYISV, from the coding sequence TTGGAAGAAGAGGCAGATATACTCGTGTCGAATAGTCGTAAATTGATATATTTTGCTACAAGTAATGAATACAAATTCAATGAAGCTAAAAATATCCTTGCAAATTATGAAATCGATTTGAAGATGGTTAAAGGTAAAATTAATGAAATTCAAGACGATAGTTTGAGAAGGATAGCTGTGTATGCTTTATCGAAGGCTTTAGATCAAGGTGAGCGTCCTACAATTATCGAAGATGCTGGACTTTTCGTGAAAATGTTAAATGGTTTTCCAGGACCTTACTCATCGTATGTCTACAGGATGTTGGGCGTAAATGGCATCCTTAGACTTATGAACCGCATGAAAAATAGAGATGCTGAGTTTAGGTCGGTAGTTGTTTTTGGCAATAAGCCAAGTATTATTAAGACTTTTCAAGGAGTAGTGAAAGGAAAAATCTCATTACAACCTAAAGGCAGATCAGGATTTGGTTTCGATCCGATATTCATACCAAAAGGCTCAAAAAAAACTTTTGGAGAGATGTCTCTAGAAGAAAAGAATTATCTTTCTCATAGGGCAAGGACATTCCATAAATTTGCTAAATGGTATATCAGTGTGTAG
- the kae1 gene encoding N(6)-L-threonylcarbamoyladenine synthase Kae1, with protein MDLVNNPTQSELSFSNHAQNKILKVFGIESTAHTFSCSVVSSNDNGDNREILSDIRSIYTPPPSSGIHPREASRHHVEVAPKIVEQSLIQAGTSIDKVDAIAFSAGPGLGPCLRVGATVARSLAFYYKKSLIPVNHAIGHIELANMLTGAKDPIVLLVSGGHTLITAFSFGRWRVFGETLDLTIGQLIDQFGRVAGYSSPCGQQIENLAEKSSNFIPLPYTVKGNDTSFSGILTSVKKLLHNGKDLESLCFSLQEIAFAMLAEVTERALAFTEKKEVLLTGGVAANKRLQEMLIEVSERHGADFFVVPKKYSGDCGAQIAWTGLLAHLVGISVGVEKSFIKQSWRLDRVDIKWRD; from the coding sequence TTGGATTTGGTAAACAACCCTACCCAAAGTGAACTTTCATTTTCAAACCATGCCCAAAATAAGATTTTAAAAGTATTTGGGATAGAGTCTACAGCCCATACATTTTCATGTTCAGTAGTAAGTTCTAACGATAATGGTGATAATAGAGAGATTTTATCAGATATTAGAAGTATTTACACACCTCCCCCCAGCTCAGGAATTCATCCAAGAGAGGCTTCAAGGCATCATGTTGAAGTCGCACCAAAAATTGTTGAACAATCCTTAATCCAAGCTGGGACATCTATAGACAAAGTTGACGCAATAGCCTTTTCTGCTGGTCCAGGATTGGGGCCATGTTTAAGAGTTGGGGCCACAGTTGCTCGTTCTCTTGCTTTTTACTATAAGAAATCATTAATCCCCGTCAATCATGCGATAGGTCACATAGAACTAGCAAATATGCTTACAGGAGCTAAAGATCCTATCGTCTTACTAGTATCTGGTGGTCATACGCTTATTACAGCCTTTTCATTCGGCAGATGGAGAGTATTTGGCGAGACTCTTGATCTAACTATAGGACAACTTATAGATCAATTTGGGAGGGTGGCTGGATATAGCTCTCCATGTGGACAACAGATAGAGAATTTGGCTGAAAAGTCATCCAATTTTATTCCTTTACCATACACTGTGAAAGGAAACGATACTTCTTTCTCAGGTATTTTAACCTCTGTAAAAAAGTTGCTACACAATGGTAAAGATTTGGAGAGTTTGTGCTTCTCCCTTCAAGAGATAGCTTTTGCAATGCTGGCTGAAGTTACCGAAAGAGCTCTTGCCTTTACTGAAAAAAAAGAGGTTCTATTAACGGGGGGCGTGGCTGCGAATAAAAGGTTACAAGAGATGCTTATCGAGGTTAGCGAAAGACATGGTGCTGATTTCTTCGTAGTGCCAAAGAAATACAGTGGAGATTGTGGCGCCCAGATAGCATGGACCGGTCTCTTAGCACACTTAGTAGGTATTTCCGTAGGGGTTGAAAAAAGCTTCATAAAGCAATCTTGGAGGTTAGATCGAGTGGACATCAAATGGAGAGATTGA
- a CDS encoding anthranilate synthase component I family protein gives MLESVTGSNKLAQYSFIGFNPRIVIKAKKRELEIRDLRENNIEKDYLKIDPLQIIKSMNLAFDEKWPRLIGGAVGYISFDAITYWENIKSKKEHELNSPYIEFGIYDDGFVFDHTTRQAFYYFREKDLSNYIELALGESINKDNLSYSKPKVNIDFDSFCEKVIKIKDYISSGDVFQAVLSKRYEFNIRGDLICFYEALRRINPSPYMYLLKMEDRQIVGSSPEMLVRVDNGIVETFPIAGTRPKLDDEIANYAIQKELLVDPKECAEHVMLVDLARNDLGKVCEFGSVCVPEFMEVHQYSHVHHIVSRVQGKLRRNNDAFDTFKGVFPAGTVTGAPKIRAIEIIDELEPTRRGPYAGAIGYFSYNGNADFAITIRTLVSNGNKAYIQVGAGIVADSDPLKEWAETEHKVKALMKALEASGMSNK, from the coding sequence ATCCTAGAGTCTGTTACGGGATCAAATAAATTAGCTCAGTATTCATTTATTGGATTTAATCCTAGAATTGTAATAAAGGCGAAAAAGAGAGAACTAGAAATAAGGGATTTAAGAGAAAATAATATAGAAAAAGATTATCTAAAAATCGATCCACTACAAATTATAAAATCGATGAATTTGGCGTTTGACGAAAAATGGCCAAGGTTGATTGGTGGGGCCGTTGGCTATATATCTTTTGATGCTATTACATATTGGGAAAATATAAAATCGAAAAAAGAACATGAATTGAATTCTCCTTATATCGAGTTTGGTATCTATGATGATGGTTTTGTATTCGACCATACAACTAGACAAGCCTTTTATTATTTCAGGGAAAAGGATCTGAGTAACTATATCGAATTAGCGCTCGGAGAGTCTATAAATAAAGATAATCTTTCTTATTCGAAACCTAAAGTGAATATTGATTTTGACTCTTTTTGTGAAAAGGTGATAAAGATAAAAGATTATATATCTTCTGGAGATGTGTTCCAAGCTGTTTTATCGAAGCGATATGAGTTCAATATCAGAGGAGACCTTATCTGCTTTTATGAAGCTTTAAGACGTATAAATCCATCTCCTTATATGTACCTTTTGAAGATGGAAGATCGGCAGATTGTTGGGTCTAGTCCAGAGATGCTTGTCAGAGTAGATAACGGTATAGTGGAGACATTTCCTATAGCTGGCACTCGACCTAAACTAGATGACGAAATAGCTAATTATGCTATACAAAAAGAACTCCTTGTTGATCCAAAAGAATGTGCAGAACATGTTATGTTAGTGGATTTAGCAAGAAATGATCTTGGGAAGGTATGTGAGTTTGGGAGTGTTTGTGTGCCTGAGTTCATGGAAGTGCATCAATACAGCCATGTTCATCATATAGTTTCAAGAGTCCAAGGAAAGTTGAGAAGGAATAATGATGCTTTTGATACGTTTAAAGGAGTGTTTCCAGCTGGAACAGTTACCGGAGCACCTAAGATAAGAGCTATAGAGATAATAGATGAATTAGAGCCCACAAGAAGGGGACCCTACGCAGGAGCTATAGGATACTTTTCTTACAACGGAAATGCAGATTTTGCAATAACTATAAGAACCTTAGTATCAAATGGTAATAAGGCATACATTCAAGTTGGAGCTGGTATTGTAGCAGATTCCGATCCTTTAAAGGAGTGGGCAGAGACTGAGCATAAGGTAAAAGCTTTGATGAAGGCCTTGGAAGCTTCTGGGATGAGCAATAAATGA
- a CDS encoding DHH family phosphoesterase: MEKIEGLYDKAKSIGNRILQEIRERKNIIIVGHFDADGITSASIIANTIQRKDGRFITRITNSLRPKTLQDLKEGDYDFYIFCELGAGMAMEMNEVLGDKWINIDHHQISDDEKKLDNVINSWQFDIDGTKEISAAGMSYVVSLQMDEKNTDLSWLAVIGALGDRQDQGEGRSMLGLNKNIVKDAIESGYLKVIRDIMVYGRETRPVHEAVASTIAPFLSGLTGNRDTCLAALTSSGINLRDGVKWRTIAELSEEEKKKVIEAIIPYIVQTPTATEKVKELIGDVYILEMEEKDTPLRDCREFATLLNACGRMRKGGVGISICLRDRYLGLQEGEKVLAEYRSTLGKYVQNIISDNSRVVEGEWSFMIIGDGFIDENILGSLASILSDIKKFRGKPLLVRTTTEDNEISFSARLTQGCNPILNLGSIMAEAKKFGGEGGGHNIAAGSRVPQQKLDEFLKVIEDKLRQLNEN; the protein is encoded by the coding sequence ATGGAAAAAATCGAAGGGTTATACGATAAGGCTAAAAGTATCGGAAATAGAATTCTACAAGAGATAAGAGAAAGAAAGAATATAATTATTGTAGGTCATTTTGATGCAGATGGTATAACTTCTGCAAGTATAATAGCTAATACGATACAAAGAAAAGATGGACGTTTTATAACGAGGATAACCAATAGTTTAAGACCTAAAACACTCCAAGATTTGAAGGAAGGAGACTACGACTTCTATATATTTTGTGAGTTGGGGGCAGGAATGGCGATGGAGATGAATGAAGTTCTAGGCGATAAATGGATAAACATAGACCATCATCAGATTAGCGATGATGAAAAAAAACTTGATAATGTCATCAATTCATGGCAATTTGACATAGATGGAACAAAAGAAATAAGCGCGGCTGGTATGAGTTACGTAGTATCTTTACAAATGGATGAAAAAAACACAGATTTATCATGGTTAGCTGTAATCGGTGCTCTTGGTGATAGGCAGGATCAAGGAGAGGGAAGGTCCATGCTTGGATTGAATAAAAATATTGTAAAGGACGCTATTGAAAGTGGATATCTCAAAGTTATAAGGGATATTATGGTTTATGGCAGAGAGACAAGGCCTGTACATGAAGCCGTAGCTTCGACGATAGCGCCCTTTTTATCAGGACTAACAGGGAATAGGGATACTTGTTTAGCAGCTCTCACATCGTCAGGCATAAATCTTAGAGATGGTGTAAAATGGAGGACGATAGCTGAATTATCAGAGGAGGAAAAAAAGAAAGTCATTGAGGCTATCATACCGTATATTGTACAAACACCTACTGCTACAGAAAAAGTGAAAGAGTTGATAGGAGATGTCTACATTTTAGAGATGGAGGAAAAAGATACACCTCTTAGAGATTGTAGAGAATTTGCCACATTGTTGAACGCTTGTGGAAGGATGAGGAAAGGAGGGGTAGGAATCTCGATTTGCCTTAGAGATAGGTATCTTGGTTTACAGGAAGGAGAGAAAGTTCTGGCAGAATATAGATCTACACTTGGCAAATACGTCCAAAATATCATAAGCGATAATAGCAGAGTAGTTGAGGGGGAATGGTCGTTCATGATTATAGGTGATGGTTTTATAGATGAGAATATTTTAGGCTCATTGGCCTCAATTTTAAGCGATATAAAGAAGTTTAGAGGAAAACCACTTTTAGTCAGAACAACTACAGAAGATAACGAAATTAGTTTTTCTGCTAGGTTAACTCAAGGTTGTAACCCAATTTTGAATTTGGGGTCGATAATGGCAGAGGCCAAAAAATTTGGTGGTGAAGGAGGCGGGCATAATATAGCAGCAGGATCAAGAGTTCCTCAGCAAAAACTAGATGAATTCTTAAAAGTTATAGAAGATAAGCTTAGGCAGTTAAATGAAAATTAA
- the trpD gene encoding anthranilate phosphoribosyltransferase, with the protein MIKEAIRKIVCGRDLNYPEAGAIMKELMSGKATNAQIASLLTSLRMKGESVEEISAFAKVMRDYCFQIHPDVNRRIVDIVGTGGDRIKSFNISTTSAFVVAGIGITVAKHGNRSFTSKCGSADVLEKLGYDLNTDPGLVEKAVEKIGVGFMFAPRFHPAMKYASEPRKEIGIRTVFNILGPITNPANAKGFLLGVYERSLTGTIASVLKNLGSEEAMVVHGLDGLDEISTIGRTEIVRLKDGEITIMDFSPKQFGIRLAKPEEISGFSPDENAEIVFKIINGYYTDRDPKLDIVLINSAAGIIVGGLVDKFDEALELANESIKSGATYTKLKEMIKFCNGDMEKLEGLETKYG; encoded by the coding sequence ATGATTAAGGAAGCAATTCGAAAGATTGTATGTGGTAGAGATCTGAACTATCCAGAAGCTGGAGCTATTATGAAAGAACTAATGTCAGGTAAAGCCACAAATGCCCAAATAGCCTCCTTGTTAACGTCTTTGAGGATGAAAGGTGAGAGTGTTGAAGAGATTTCAGCCTTTGCTAAGGTAATGAGGGATTACTGCTTTCAGATACATCCTGATGTAAATAGGCGTATTGTAGATATTGTTGGTACAGGTGGAGATCGAATTAAATCCTTTAACATCAGTACAACATCAGCTTTTGTGGTTGCTGGTATTGGTATAACAGTAGCTAAGCATGGCAATCGTTCATTCACAAGCAAATGTGGTAGTGCGGATGTTCTTGAGAAACTGGGTTATGACCTAAACACAGATCCAGGTTTAGTTGAGAAAGCAGTGGAAAAGATAGGGGTAGGCTTTATGTTCGCTCCAAGATTTCATCCTGCTATGAAATATGCTTCAGAGCCTAGGAAAGAGATTGGAATAAGAACTGTTTTCAACATCCTAGGCCCCATAACCAATCCAGCTAATGCAAAAGGATTCTTGCTTGGCGTTTATGAGAGATCTTTGACGGGGACTATTGCTTCTGTGTTAAAGAATCTAGGTAGTGAAGAGGCGATGGTAGTACATGGCTTAGATGGATTGGATGAGATATCTACTATTGGGAGGACGGAAATAGTAAGGTTAAAAGATGGTGAAATAACCATTATGGATTTTTCTCCCAAACAATTTGGTATTAGATTAGCAAAGCCAGAGGAAATCTCGGGATTTAGTCCAGATGAGAACGCCGAGATCGTTTTTAAAATCATCAACGGATACTACACTGATAGAGACCCAAAGTTGGATATTGTTCTTATAAATTCAGCTGCTGGTATAATAGTTGGTGGACTTGTAGATAAGTTTGATGAAGCATTAGAATTAGCTAATGAGTCTATCAAGAGCGGTGCTACTTATACAAAGCTCAAGGAGATGATAAAGTTTTGCAATGGAGATATGGAAAAACTGGAGGGGTTGGAAACAAAATATGGCTGA
- a CDS encoding PadR family transcriptional regulator: protein MNSSSFISAPRGLLKIFILKAASKMPISGIEISNQINLSTRGKWRASPGSIYFILNELLSLKMISEVIGFGSNVKRYITTNKGRRILSSFLTSADKVLIKQFLFIGIIAQIAENDMAKILVELAELTIDKNKRKDDNIRKTLQQLFLTIEKL, encoded by the coding sequence TTGAATTCATCAAGCTTTATAAGTGCACCAAGGGGTTTACTTAAAATCTTCATCCTTAAAGCTGCTTCTAAAATGCCAATTAGTGGTATAGAAATCTCAAATCAGATCAATTTAAGTACCCGAGGTAAGTGGAGAGCTAGTCCAGGCTCAATTTATTTCATTTTGAACGAGCTTTTGTCATTGAAGATGATCTCTGAAGTGATTGGCTTTGGTTCGAATGTAAAAAGGTATATCACAACTAATAAAGGAAGGAGAATATTATCTTCATTCCTTACATCCGCAGATAAAGTCCTAATTAAGCAGTTTCTCTTTATAGGAATTATTGCTCAAATTGCTGAAAACGATATGGCAAAAATTTTGGTAGAACTCGCTGAACTGACTATCGATAAAAATAAGAGAAAAGATGATAATATAAGAAAAACTCTTCAACAATTATTTTTAACAATAGAAAAACTATAA
- a CDS encoding aminodeoxychorismate/anthranilate synthase component II, whose product MRILIIDNYDSFVYNLVQYVGELGCKPLVYRNDQINFKKVKNLKLDGIVISPGPGTPEDEKYFGNCSSIIKHVGNEIPILGVCLGHQGIIHALGGRIIRATKIMHGKTSMIKHDGYGVFKDIENPFKATRYHSLVGERSTLPNCLKVTAESLDDGEIMGVRHRTYPIEGLQFHPESILTENGKKIISNFLNCD is encoded by the coding sequence ATGAGAATTCTAATAATAGATAATTATGATTCTTTCGTATATAATTTAGTTCAATATGTAGGTGAGTTAGGTTGCAAGCCTTTAGTATATAGAAATGATCAAATTAACTTCAAAAAAGTAAAGAATCTTAAATTGGATGGTATAGTAATATCACCAGGTCCTGGAACTCCTGAAGATGAGAAGTACTTTGGTAACTGCTCATCGATAATTAAACATGTAGGTAATGAAATCCCTATTTTAGGTGTATGCTTAGGTCATCAAGGAATAATTCATGCATTAGGAGGTAGAATAATTCGTGCCACTAAGATAATGCACGGTAAGACTAGTATGATCAAGCATGATGGATATGGAGTTTTTAAAGATATAGAGAACCCTTTTAAAGCGACTCGATATCATTCACTTGTAGGCGAACGGTCAACGCTTCCTAATTGTTTAAAAGTGACAGCTGAATCTTTAGATGATGGCGAGATTATGGGGGTCAGGCATAGAACATACCCCATAGAGGGACTTCAATTCCACCCCGAATCTATACTTACAGAGAATGGCAAGAAGATAATTAGTAACTTTTTAAATTGTGATTAA
- a CDS encoding Kae1-associated serine/threonine protein kinase, whose translation MIRKGAEADIYLGEWFGRKAIIKIRKSKRYRQPDLDAGLRKKRTLHEASFLVDARNSGVPTPLVYFIDLDEAEIVMQCIIGKRLKEIITNCRGKYNDILYLNVGRSIAKLHKENIIHGDLTTSNFIVMKNKILVLIDFGLSFSSQRLEDKAVDLHLMKEALTSAHSKVADEVFNKMLEGYSEVVGTKIVKDLLKKVREIGRRGRYTRVE comes from the coding sequence TTGATTAGAAAGGGAGCTGAAGCAGATATATACCTGGGAGAATGGTTTGGAAGAAAGGCAATCATTAAGATTAGAAAGTCAAAGCGATATAGGCAACCTGATCTAGATGCTGGATTGAGAAAAAAAAGAACGCTGCATGAAGCATCATTCTTAGTTGATGCAAGAAATTCCGGAGTTCCAACACCTTTGGTATACTTCATAGATCTAGATGAGGCAGAGATCGTCATGCAATGTATAATTGGAAAAAGACTTAAAGAGATAATCACTAATTGTAGGGGAAAATATAATGATATTCTTTATTTAAATGTTGGTAGAAGCATCGCTAAGCTTCACAAAGAAAATATAATACATGGTGACCTCACTACTTCTAACTTCATAGTCATGAAGAATAAAATTTTAGTCTTAATCGATTTTGGACTATCATTCTCCTCTCAAAGGCTTGAAGACAAGGCAGTAGATTTACATTTGATGAAGGAAGCTTTGACAAGTGCTCATAGCAAGGTTGCTGACGAAGTTTTTAACAAGATGTTAGAAGGTTATTCAGAAGTTGTTGGAACAAAGATTGTTAAAGACTTACTTAAAAAAGTGAGAGAAATTGGAAGAAGAGGCAGATATACTCGTGTCGAATAG
- a CDS encoding indole-3-glycerol-phosphate synthase translates to MADFLDFIVQEVQKIIEKGYYDIPDNGRKVHKSLKNAIKLCKRAPIIAEIKPASPLKGILREKMKVKELALAMERGGAVGISVLTQPTHFRGSLQNITTVRELLNLPLLMKDFIISPIQIEAAEKIGANAILLIKSIFDRELSSKSLHEMIEIAKSKDIEVLLEVHSEAEFQSSLQTEADMIGINNRDLSSLSVSFEITKRILSKIGDGGRIIISESGIATPDDVRLLYNLGSRAFLVGTAIMTNNDVEVKVRELVEAI, encoded by the coding sequence ATGGCTGACTTTCTAGATTTTATAGTTCAAGAAGTTCAAAAGATAATAGAAAAGGGTTATTATGATATCCCAGATAATGGAAGGAAAGTTCATAAGAGTTTAAAGAATGCTATCAAACTTTGTAAGAGGGCACCTATAATAGCTGAGATCAAGCCAGCTTCCCCATTAAAAGGTATACTAAGAGAGAAGATGAAGGTAAAGGAACTAGCACTTGCTATGGAAAGGGGAGGGGCGGTGGGCATATCTGTACTTACTCAACCAACTCATTTCAGGGGTTCGTTACAAAATATAACTACGGTTAGAGAACTACTGAATCTACCACTTTTAATGAAAGACTTCATAATAAGTCCAATTCAGATTGAAGCTGCTGAAAAGATAGGTGCAAATGCCATTCTATTAATTAAGTCGATATTTGATCGTGAATTGAGTTCAAAAAGTTTACATGAGATGATCGAAATTGCTAAGTCGAAAGATATTGAAGTCTTACTAGAAGTTCATAGTGAAGCTGAATTCCAGTCGTCCCTTCAAACTGAAGCTGACATGATTGGGATAAACAATAGAGACTTATCAAGTTTGAGCGTTAGTTTTGAAATTACAAAAAGAATTTTGAGTAAGATCGGAGATGGAGGACGGATAATAATAAGCGAGAGCGGAATAGCCACTCCTGACGATGTAAGGTTGCTATATAATTTAGGTTCACGCGCATTTCTTGTAGGTACGGCTATAATGACTAATAATGATGTTGAGGTCAAGGTCCGTGAACTAGTTGAGGCAATATAA
- a CDS encoding TrpB-like pyridoxal phosphate-dependent enzyme: protein MINKKVLLDEEEIPKQWYCILPDLPKPLPPLIEPKKRSPGPGIVPLIFPKEIIAQEMSKERWIDIPDEVRDVYRLWRPTPLFRAMGLEKTLKTPARIYYKYEGVSPPGSHKPNTAIAQAYYNLREGKERVSTETGAGQWGSALAFGCQFFNLRCTVYMVRVSYDQKPYRRIMMELWNAEVHASPSTKTESGRKILEEDPESSGSLGIAISEAVEDALTNEETNYSIGSVFNHVLTHQTVIGQEAKKQLEFVGDYPDVIFGCIGGGSSFSGLFWPFYYDKVSGKAPKETDFIAIEATACPSITKGEYMYDHGDTAKLTPLVKMHTLGHDFIPPPIHSGGLRYHGIAPTLSILKQEKMLKTRAYNQIEIFNAAKLFIESEGTIPAPEPSHAIKGVIDEALKCKETGEEKVILFLLCGHGHFDMQAFDDYLQGKLQPYEYPEEEVRKAMNKLRKLYPWLETLPY, encoded by the coding sequence ATGATTAATAAAAAAGTGCTATTAGATGAAGAAGAGATACCTAAGCAATGGTACTGTATCTTACCAGATCTGCCTAAACCATTACCTCCATTAATAGAACCGAAGAAGAGGTCACCTGGGCCTGGAATAGTTCCCTTAATATTTCCAAAGGAGATTATTGCCCAAGAAATGAGTAAGGAAAGATGGATAGATATCCCAGACGAAGTAAGGGACGTCTATCGTCTTTGGAGACCAACTCCACTCTTTAGAGCTATGGGTTTGGAAAAAACTTTAAAGACGCCTGCTAGGATTTATTATAAGTATGAAGGAGTAAGCCCCCCAGGAAGTCACAAACCTAATACTGCTATCGCACAAGCATATTACAATTTAAGGGAAGGAAAAGAACGTGTGTCTACGGAAACAGGAGCAGGGCAATGGGGTTCAGCTCTAGCTTTCGGCTGCCAATTTTTCAATCTTAGATGCACTGTATATATGGTTAGGGTTAGTTACGATCAAAAGCCTTATAGGAGAATTATGATGGAACTTTGGAATGCTGAGGTACATGCCAGCCCAAGCACTAAAACAGAATCCGGTAGAAAGATTTTAGAAGAAGACCCTGAGAGCTCTGGAAGTCTAGGTATCGCCATTAGTGAAGCTGTGGAGGATGCTCTTACCAATGAAGAAACCAACTATAGCATAGGTAGCGTCTTCAACCATGTCCTAACACATCAAACTGTTATAGGTCAAGAAGCTAAAAAACAACTTGAATTCGTCGGGGATTATCCAGATGTAATCTTTGGTTGTATAGGTGGAGGTAGTAGTTTCTCAGGTCTATTCTGGCCTTTCTACTACGATAAAGTCTCAGGAAAAGCTCCAAAGGAAACTGATTTTATAGCTATTGAAGCTACAGCTTGCCCTTCCATCACCAAAGGTGAATATATGTATGACCATGGGGACACGGCGAAGCTTACACCTTTAGTCAAGATGCATACATTGGGCCATGATTTCATACCTCCCCCTATCCATTCTGGAGGTCTGCGTTATCACGGGATTGCTCCTACTCTAAGTATCTTAAAACAAGAGAAGATGTTAAAGACACGAGCATATAATCAAATAGAGATCTTCAACGCCGCGAAGCTCTTTATCGAATCTGAAGGTACAATACCAGCTCCAGAACCATCTCATGCTATTAAGGGCGTCATCGATGAAGCCTTGAAATGTAAGGAAACAGGGGAAGAAAAAGTTATTCTCTTTTTACTTTGCGGTCACGGCCACTTTGATATGCAAGCCTTCGACGATTATCTTCAAGGTAAACTACAACCCTACGAGTATCCTGAAGAAGAAGTTCGTAAAGCTATGAATAAGTTAAGAAAGCTTTATCCATGGTTAGAAACCCTACCTTACTAA